One Chitinophagales bacterium genomic region harbors:
- a CDS encoding DMT family transporter, which translates to MLVAGVFFSLMNVGVKYLDNIPAIQIVFFRSLVTLIISFVMIKRLKLSLWGNNKSVLFLRGLFGAIALSLYFYSLQTLPLASAVTLMQLSPIFTAIFAIFILHEKIKLPQWVFFVVSFLGVAIIKGFDKNISLLDFVIAIAAAAFSALAYNMVRKLKDTDHPLVVVFYFPLIALPIAGVASMFVWVQPTFVELLILLGIGVCTQIAQVNMTKAMQMEELSKVSIVQYLTIIYAIAIGFVFYRESYTLYTLFGIAMVIGGVVANLWYSKRVKK; encoded by the coding sequence ATGTTGGTTGCGGGCGTTTTTTTCTCGCTTATGAATGTAGGGGTTAAATATTTGGATAATATTCCTGCCATACAAATAGTGTTTTTTAGAAGTTTAGTAACCTTAATTATTAGCTTTGTTATGATTAAAAGGTTAAAACTTTCTTTGTGGGGCAATAACAAATCTGTTTTATTTCTTAGGGGGCTTTTTGGAGCAATAGCCTTATCGTTGTATTTTTATAGTTTACAAACATTGCCTTTGGCTTCTGCGGTTACTTTAATGCAGTTGTCGCCTATTTTTACGGCTATTTTCGCCATTTTTATTCTACACGAAAAAATAAAACTCCCTCAGTGGGTATTTTTTGTAGTATCGTTTTTAGGTGTTGCCATTATTAAAGGATTTGATAAAAATATTAGCCTATTAGATTTTGTAATAGCCATAGCCGCAGCAGCATTTTCGGCACTGGCATACAATATGGTTCGCAAACTTAAAGATACCGACCACCCATTAGTAGTGGTATTTTATTTTCCATTAATAGCACTGCCTATTGCAGGTGTAGCGAGTATGTTTGTTTGGGTGCAACCCACATTTGTAGAACTTCTAATTTTATTAGGTATAGGCGTTTGCACTCAAATAGCACAAGTTAATATGACAAAAGCCATGCAAATGGAAGAACTTTCTAAAGTGAGTATAGTTCAGTATTTAACCATTATTTATGCCATAGCTATAGGTTTTGTATTTTATAGAGAATCATATACGCTATATACTTTGTTTGGTATAGCCATGGTTATAGGTGGAG
- a CDS encoding restriction endonuclease: MSNNKPIQVFEHDKLRYDEHSEFQKHHFEAMVKFNENNNNKYFTIIHKGILFNSYVGVIQIGGLTIEILPKADNSNNKTLWRDVLLNMLRVCKKIQIDNVSETQLKKRYNSILEAYFELYLSEIEYLIKRGLIKKYGKKRENQLALKGKLLFSQNIQYNVVHKERFYCEHQVYDKDHLLHKILQEGLKVIDNLTGHNLKDRIKRLQFSFDGITPMTITQSDFKKIKLTRKSNAYHKAIDIAKMLILNYSPNINSGNENMLTLLFDMNKLWEEYIFRILHKHKPTNYNVSFQNSDIFWENKKIRPDIVISSETAVFVIDTKWKIINNISQPDDADLKQMFVYNLHWESSKSMLLYPQTNQRDTQFGNYKYKHSNQSLNQCKLGFVSVLKNGRIKESRLLSEEIFEKLQVY; encoded by the coding sequence ATGTCTAATAATAAACCCATACAAGTTTTTGAGCATGATAAACTGAGATATGATGAGCATTCTGAGTTTCAAAAACATCATTTTGAAGCTATGGTAAAATTTAATGAAAACAACAATAACAAGTATTTTACCATTATACATAAAGGCATTTTGTTTAATAGCTACGTTGGTGTTATTCAAATTGGAGGGTTAACTATTGAAATTTTACCTAAAGCAGATAATTCTAATAATAAAACACTTTGGAGAGATGTATTGTTAAACATGCTGAGAGTATGTAAAAAAATACAGATTGACAATGTTTCTGAAACACAATTAAAAAAGAGATATAATTCTATTTTAGAAGCTTATTTTGAACTTTATCTAAGTGAAATTGAATATTTAATAAAACGTGGGTTGATAAAAAAGTATGGAAAGAAACGGGAAAATCAGTTGGCTTTAAAAGGAAAACTACTCTTTTCGCAAAACATACAGTACAATGTGGTTCATAAAGAAAGATTTTATTGTGAACATCAAGTGTATGATAAAGATCATTTATTGCATAAAATATTACAGGAAGGTCTTAAAGTTATAGATAATTTAACTGGACATAATTTAAAAGATAGAATTAAACGCTTACAATTCTCTTTTGATGGTATTACTCCAATGACTATTACCCAATCTGATTTTAAAAAAATAAAATTAACCCGAAAATCTAATGCCTATCATAAGGCAATAGATATAGCAAAAATGCTTATTCTAAATTATTCGCCTAATATAAATTCTGGTAATGAAAATATGCTGACATTGCTATTTGATATGAATAAGCTTTGGGAAGAATATATTTTTAGAATATTGCACAAGCATAAACCTACAAATTATAATGTTTCTTTCCAAAATTCAGATATTTTTTGGGAGAACAAAAAAATTAGGCCGGATATTGTAATAAGTTCCGAAACAGCGGTATTTGTAATTGATACTAAATGGAAAATAATTAATAATATATCTCAACCCGATGATGCAGACCTAAAGCAAATGTTTGTTTATAACCTACATTGGGAATCATCAAAAAGTATGTTGCTTTATCCTCAAACAAATCAAAGAGATACTCAATTTGGGAATTATAAATACAAACATTCTAATCAAAGTTTGAACCAATGTAAGTTGGGTTTTGTTAGTGTATTGAAAAACGGAAGAATTAAAGAAAGCAGGCTGTTAAGCGAAGAAATTTTTGAAAAGCTTCAAGTTTATTAA
- a CDS encoding AAA family ATPase, protein MDVSILQQFSKINNKEVLQEFFNWIKYLIEKLNLNPNDERLGLTVRKDKHRIFSVNINSRLVLSLENNTDFRLCINNEYLTQLSAYFNGSKIENFEGEPPATLVFFDYNSIVANKDKILNLWIQSCQEYLPKQEKSQYRIHHNNELYTIATDSELFERYWEERHDFIEIDIEIIQKYWTEYKLFFRLSEQEHDEKYKWRVLKQVYETWDWEVDDKAKMFRDTFMVDGSTNLWESGNFWPISHANWMFENFEKETIEIFNLLFDETKILEERITHFITFFDSKIPELKKLINNDKINNHYHKDLRAIALYLSLQYPPKYFLYKFSMVNSFAEKIGLTKLKRGKIENLKRYLAIANQIHDYIIEDSTFLNEYSDYTQLEENYIDPYKHLLTQDFIYSVSKYLNIEEVKQSIKTDVMTKHFNQNYPLNQILYGPPGTGKTYKTKQLAVNIILGEKERSRKEIIEAYNKLVEANQIHFTTFHQSMSYEDFVEGIKPVMDNNEDEEQIQYEIQEGIFKRICTEALKKEKNNFDAAYDSFIKDLSEIEFKELKTPKGNIFQVSLNKNNNLTLYTGKEKNKNGTLTKENIQKQINGEPKFVGWEGYFTGVFNLLKKDYNLQISKEDNENKNFVLIIDEINRGNVSSIFGELITLIEKDKRLGKSEAITLTLPYSKKPFGVPPNVYIIGTMNTADRSVEALDTALRRRFSFQEIVPNSVLLEEVNYKEINLSLLLSTINDRIEFLIDKDHQIGHSYFLNIQSFYDLVETFKDRIIPLLEEYFYGDFGKIGLVLGSSFVKQKQSKNNKILAQNFTYDRDFIEEKELYEFIASENWTVQSFQSIYKAVEIENV, encoded by the coding sequence ATGGATGTTAGTATATTACAGCAGTTTTCAAAAATAAATAATAAAGAAGTTCTTCAAGAATTTTTTAATTGGATTAAATATTTAATTGAGAAACTAAATTTAAACCCCAATGATGAACGTTTAGGTTTAACTGTAAGGAAAGATAAACACCGTATTTTTTCAGTTAATATAAATAGTCGCTTAGTACTTTCTTTAGAAAATAATACTGATTTCAGATTATGTATTAATAATGAATATTTAACTCAACTATCAGCATATTTTAATGGTAGTAAAATAGAAAATTTTGAAGGAGAACCTCCTGCTACTTTAGTATTTTTTGATTATAACAGCATTGTTGCCAATAAGGATAAAATTTTAAACTTGTGGATTCAATCTTGTCAAGAATATTTGCCTAAACAAGAAAAATCACAGTACAGAATACACCATAATAATGAGTTATATACAATTGCTACCGATAGTGAATTATTTGAAAGATATTGGGAAGAAAGGCATGATTTTATAGAAATAGATATTGAAATCATACAAAAATACTGGACTGAATATAAATTATTTTTTAGGTTATCTGAACAAGAACACGATGAAAAATATAAATGGAGAGTATTAAAACAGGTTTATGAGACTTGGGATTGGGAGGTAGATGATAAAGCTAAAATGTTTAGAGATACTTTTATGGTTGATGGAAGTACAAATTTATGGGAAAGTGGAAACTTTTGGCCTATTTCTCATGCCAATTGGATGTTTGAAAATTTTGAAAAAGAAACAATAGAAATTTTCAATTTATTATTTGATGAAACAAAAATATTGGAAGAAAGAATAACTCATTTTATAACTTTTTTTGATAGTAAAATTCCCGAATTAAAAAAGTTAATTAATAATGATAAGATTAATAATCACTATCACAAAGATTTACGTGCAATTGCTCTTTATTTATCTTTGCAGTATCCCCCAAAATACTTTCTTTATAAATTTTCAATGGTAAATTCCTTTGCTGAAAAAATTGGATTGACGAAATTGAAAAGAGGGAAAATTGAAAACTTAAAAAGGTATTTGGCTATTGCTAATCAAATACATGATTATATAATTGAAGACAGCACTTTTTTAAATGAGTATTCTGATTACACCCAATTAGAAGAAAATTATATAGACCCATATAAGCATTTGTTAACGCAAGATTTTATTTATTCTGTTTCTAAATATTTGAATATAGAAGAAGTTAAACAAAGTATAAAAACGGATGTTATGACAAAACATTTTAATCAAAACTACCCCCTAAACCAAATACTTTACGGGCCTCCTGGTACAGGAAAAACATATAAAACTAAGCAGCTTGCAGTCAATATTATTTTAGGTGAAAAGGAAAGAAGCAGAAAAGAAATAATAGAGGCGTATAATAAATTAGTTGAAGCTAATCAAATTCATTTTACAACATTCCACCAAAGCATGAGTTATGAAGATTTTGTAGAAGGAATAAAACCTGTAATGGATAATAATGAAGATGAGGAACAAATTCAATATGAAATTCAAGAAGGAATTTTTAAGAGGATATGTACTGAAGCTTTAAAAAAAGAAAAAAATAATTTTGATGCAGCGTATGATTCCTTTATAAAAGACTTATCAGAAATAGAGTTTAAGGAACTAAAAACTCCAAAAGGAAATATTTTTCAAGTATCACTAAATAAGAATAATAATTTAACACTATATACTGGAAAAGAAAAAAATAAAAATGGTACGCTTACTAAGGAGAATATTCAAAAACAAATTAATGGCGAGCCTAAATTTGTGGGGTGGGAAGGATATTTTACAGGTGTATTTAATTTATTAAAAAAGGATTACAATTTACAAATTTCAAAAGAAGACAATGAGAACAAAAACTTCGTTCTCATAATAGATGAAATAAATCGTGGTAATGTTTCTTCAATTTTTGGCGAGTTAATAACACTTATAGAAAAAGATAAAAGATTAGGCAAGAGTGAAGCTATTACACTTACTTTGCCTTACAGTAAAAAACCATTTGGCGTACCTCCTAATGTGTATATTATTGGCACTATGAATACTGCCGATAGAAGTGTGGAAGCATTGGACACAGCTTTAAGAAGAAGGTTTTCTTTTCAAGAAATTGTGCCTAATTCTGTGTTGCTGGAAGAAGTAAATTATAAAGAAATAAATTTGTCTCTACTTCTAAGCACAATAAATGATAGAATAGAATTTTTAATAGATAAAGATCATCAAATTGGTCATTCATATTTTTTAAACATACAATCATTTTATGATTTAGTTGAAACTTTTAAGGACAGAATTATTCCTTTACTTGAAGAATATTTTTATGGTGATTTTGGGAAAATAGGTTTAGTGTTAGGCTCAAGTTTTGTTAAGCAAAAGCAATCTAAAAACAATAAAATACTTGCTCAAAATTTTACTTACGATAGAGATTTTATAGAAGAAAAAGAGCTTTATGAGTTTATAGCTTCTGAAAATTGGACGGTACAGTCTTTTCAATCTATTTACAAAGCTGTAGAAATAGAAAATGTCTAA
- a CDS encoding enoyl-CoA hydratase/isomerase family protein, with amino-acid sequence MNTIQIKYNENYAIVQLDRGTSNPINLEMLYDLQKAFKELQENQDIKGVMLTGKTNFFSAGLDVIELYGYDKETIETLFVELFNTLKALLSFNKPLVSAITGHSPAGGCVLAICSDYRVMANGKYRIGLNEIPVGIIMPNFIYQIYAYWLGGGRASQYILEGKLLLAEEALKAGVVDEVVDAEKVEEQALAQLQKYMQFSANTWQQSKANMRKDLLAHYQTLDRKQLDVLLAQWWSNDTRTVLGGLVAKLTGR; translated from the coding sequence ATGAATACTATACAAATTAAATATAACGAAAATTACGCCATTGTTCAGTTAGACAGAGGAACTTCAAATCCTATTAACTTAGAAATGCTTTACGATTTGCAAAAGGCATTTAAAGAACTGCAAGAAAACCAAGATATAAAAGGTGTAATGCTTACGGGCAAAACCAATTTCTTTTCGGCAGGATTAGACGTAATAGAACTTTATGGCTATGATAAAGAAACCATAGAAACGCTATTTGTAGAGTTATTTAATACACTTAAAGCTTTATTATCTTTTAATAAGCCTTTGGTAAGTGCCATTACGGGGCATTCGCCAGCGGGTGGCTGTGTGCTGGCTATTTGTAGCGATTATAGAGTGATGGCAAACGGCAAATATAGAATAGGACTAAATGAAATACCTGTAGGCATAATTATGCCTAATTTTATTTACCAAATATATGCTTATTGGTTAGGTGGAGGTAGAGCTTCGCAGTATATTTTAGAGGGAAAATTGCTACTGGCAGAGGAAGCCTTAAAAGCCGGTGTAGTAGATGAAGTAGTAGATGCCGAAAAAGTAGAAGAGCAAGCTCTTGCACAACTACAAAAATACATGCAGTTTAGTGCCAATACTTGGCAACAAAGCAAAGCCAATATGCGAAAAGATTTATTAGCTCACTATCAAACTTTAGATAGAAAGCAGCTTGACGTACTATTAGCACAATGGTGGAGCAATGACACCAGAACCGTATTAGGTGGCTTAGTAGCAAAATTGACGGGGAGGTAA
- a CDS encoding PHP domain-containing protein, whose protein sequence is MKNIFKLTLILLVLSSCKKDKNIVVCAEDWEADIPGVWLKGDFHVHSTGASNDTGGDSWPIDIKNKAIERGLDFVVLTDHSNSTGSDHTTTYEDPALFNQGPEFPYWDTAAAYTDANFIMINGNEISPVNPDNSVPTGHIGCIPVNLSTFDKDYVFIDRPKGAVNGAQSLQQATAAGCFKIINHPYAITRWLAYDWTSFDYDAIEIWNGTLGFDDFDYYGYSAWICDLLKGVNTIAIGGSDNHRVHTVPPGDILNPPLAFPYTAVYATGFSWNEIMDAVKNRDTYVAEGESVLILNDYTEGKCHANGENVYWVRLRGKADANIENPKLTLYNYTSCNDPRPSTTEYPELTEAILYEKELTPNEEFDIAVAVGGKKGVINAMIKGGTTHYGAISKAVVLK, encoded by the coding sequence ATGAAAAACATTTTTAAGCTAACACTTATTTTATTAGTATTATCATCTTGCAAAAAAGATAAAAATATAGTTGTCTGTGCTGAAGATTGGGAAGCTGATATACCGGGTGTGTGGCTTAAAGGCGATTTTCACGTGCATTCTACCGGTGCCAGCAATGACACAGGAGGAGATTCTTGGCCAATAGACATAAAAAATAAAGCTATAGAAAGAGGATTAGATTTTGTGGTGCTTACAGACCATAGCAATAGTACAGGAAGCGACCATACTACAACTTATGAAGATCCGGCTTTGTTTAATCAAGGTCCTGAATTTCCATACTGGGATACAGCAGCGGCTTACACTGATGCTAATTTTATTATGATAAATGGAAATGAAATAAGCCCCGTAAATCCAGATAACTCTGTTCCTACTGGACATATAGGTTGTATTCCTGTAAATCTTAGCACTTTTGATAAAGATTATGTTTTTATAGATAGACCCAAAGGAGCAGTAAATGGAGCACAATCACTACAACAAGCTACAGCAGCAGGTTGTTTTAAAATTATAAACCATCCTTATGCCATAACACGCTGGTTAGCCTATGATTGGACAAGTTTTGATTATGACGCTATTGAAATTTGGAATGGAACATTGGGTTTTGACGATTTTGATTATTACGGTTATAGTGCGTGGATTTGCGATTTGCTAAAAGGAGTAAATACCATAGCTATAGGCGGTAGCGATAATCATAGAGTTCATACAGTGCCACCGGGCGATATTTTAAACCCACCGTTAGCATTTCCATATACAGCAGTTTATGCCACAGGTTTTTCTTGGAATGAAATAATGGATGCCGTAAAAAATAGAGATACCTACGTGGCTGAAGGAGAAAGTGTATTAATTTTAAATGATTATACCGAAGGTAAATGCCATGCCAATGGAGAAAATGTTTATTGGGTAAGATTAAGAGGAAAAGCAGATGCTAATATAGAAAATCCTAAATTAACATTATACAATTATACAAGTTGCAACGACCCAAGACCTTCTACTACGGAATATCCGGAACTAACGGAAGCCATTTTGTACGAAAAAGAACTAACACCTAATGAGGAGTTTGATATAGCAGTAGCTGTAGGAGGAAAAAAAGGAGTAATAAATGCTATGATAAAAGGAGGAACTACGCATTACGGAGCTATTAGCAAAGCTGTAGTTTTAAAATAA
- a CDS encoding cytochrome B, with translation MYKGFIHLHSSLRYVLLIFLVVTIINSILKLKKEYNRTDDKLSLLTFIFAHTQLLIGLGLYFMGSKGMSYFSMGMGEVMGNSVFRFFAVEHLVGMLVAIVLITVGRIKMKKLTDGAAKHKTTLIYYAIALILILVSIPWPFRHFGNAWI, from the coding sequence ATGTACAAAGGATTTATACATTTACACAGTTCATTGCGTTATGTACTGCTTATATTTTTAGTAGTAACAATTATTAATTCAATTTTAAAATTGAAAAAAGAATACAATAGAACTGATGATAAATTGAGTTTACTCACTTTTATTTTTGCACATACTCAGCTACTTATTGGCTTAGGACTTTATTTTATGGGATCTAAAGGAATGAGTTATTTTTCAATGGGAATGGGTGAAGTAATGGGCAATAGTGTTTTTCGTTTTTTTGCGGTAGAGCACCTTGTAGGTATGCTGGTAGCCATAGTTTTAATAACTGTAGGCAGAATAAAAATGAAAAAATTAACCGATGGTGCAGCTAAGCACAAAACAACATTAATTTATTATGCCATAGCATTAATTCTTATATTAGTTTCTATTCCTTGGCCTTTTAGGCATTTTGGTAATGCTTGGATATAA
- a CDS encoding DUF3127 domain-containing protein has protein sequence MALEVVGKLHKVFDTEQKTETFRTREFVIETIENYPQFVKFQATQDRCNIIDGYNEGEEIKVSFNLRGREWQGKFFTNLDAWRVEKNSGTSNQTQGEVDEFNQDTPAGNEPPIDSREDLDDLPF, from the coding sequence ATGGCATTAGAAGTAGTAGGAAAACTACATAAAGTATTTGATACAGAACAAAAAACAGAAACATTTAGAACACGCGAGTTTGTAATAGAAACTATTGAAAATTATCCTCAGTTTGTTAAATTTCAAGCTACGCAAGATAGATGTAATATTATAGACGGATATAATGAGGGCGAAGAAATAAAAGTTTCTTTTAACCTAAGAGGAAGAGAATGGCAAGGTAAGTTTTTTACTAATTTAGATGCTTGGAGAGTTGAAAAAAATAGTGGAACTTCAAACCAAACACAAGGAGAAGTAGATGAATTTAACCAAGATACTCCTGCCGGCAATGAACCGCCAATAGACAGCAGAGAAGATTTAGACGATTTACCATTTTAA